Genomic segment of Deltaproteobacteria bacterium:
GTGGTGGTCATCTTCGAGCCGGACGGAGAGGTGCGGGACATCGTCGAGATGGGCGCCGGGAGCGAGCCCACGAACTGCTGCCTCGGCGACGGCGCGCTCTACGTGACGCTCGCCGGCACGGGCCAGCTGGTCGCGCTCGACATGCCGGTCGAGCCCCTGCCCCTCTACCCCGCCCGGCGCTGAATCTCGCCGTCAGCGCTGCGCCCAGAGGAGCACGCGCTTGAAGGTGAAGAAGTACGGGCGCGTGTCCTCGAGCGCGGGCAACAGGCGCTCGCGGTAGCGCGCCACGAAGCGCGCGTAGAGCTCCGCCGGCAGCCGGCGCTGGTAGTCGGTGAGCAGCGTGCCCTTCACCCACTCGACCACCTCGTCGCGTGCCGCCAGCCGGTGGCCGTAGACCTGGAGACGCACGTGCTGCTCCGCGTAGCCGAGGCGCTCGAGGAGCAGCGCGTACTCCTCGGGCCGGAGGACGGCGCGCCCGGAGCGCGCATGCCCGCCAAGCGCATCGCGAAAGGGCGCCTCGCCCGCCACCTCGGCGGCGACCACATGGGCGGGGTGGTCGAAGTTGGCGGGCATCTGCACCGCGAGCTGGCCGCCCGGGCGGAGCGCCGCCGTCAGGCCCGCGAACAGCACCGCGTGGTCATCGATCCAGTGGAGCGCGGCGTTCGAGAAGACGAGATCGTAGGCCGCGCGCGCCGCGAAGGCGGCGATGTCGCCCGCCTCGAAGCGGAGCCCATCCTTCGCGCGCGGCCGCGCCCGCGCGAGCATCGCCTCGGAGCGGTCGACGCCGAGCGTCTCGCCCGCCGCGAGCTCGTCGTGGAGACGCGCGGTCAGCTCGCCCGTGCCGCACCCGAGATCGACCACCCGCATCCCGGGGCACGGGCGGACGAGCGCCAGCAGGTCGAGGAAGGGCCGCGCGCGCTCGTCGCGGAAGCGCTCGTACTGCGCCGGGTCCCAGGCGTCACGCGTCATGCAGGACGAGCTTCCTATCCGCCGCCCCGATCGACTACAACCGCCGCCGGCCATGCGATCGAGCGACGCCGCGAACCGGCCGCGCTGGAGCGGCCAGGCCGGGTTCTTCGAGATCTGGTTCCTGGTCGTGTTCGAGGCCGCGGCCCGGCGGGCGTGGTGGTTGCGCTACACCACCTTCGCCCCGGCGGCGGGGCTGCAGCCCGGCACGCCGCGGGCCACGCTCTGGGCGGCGGCTTTCGACGCGCGGGCGCGCGAACCGGCGATCGCGGTGAAGCACATCCTCGGCGCGGAGGACTATCACGCCGGCTCGCCGGAGCGCTTCGCGATCCGCCTCGGCGCGGCCGAGCTGCGCAACGACGCCTGCCGCGGCGAGGTGGAGAGCGGCGGGCACCGCATCGCCTGGGCGCTGCGCCTCGCCCCCGCGGCGCGCGAGGCGCGGCGCGCCCCGTGGCTCCTCCATCACCTGCCGCTGCCGACGCGCGTGGCGCACGCCAACAGCGAGATCGCGTGCAGCGGCTGGGTGAGCGTCGACGGTGTCCGGCGCGAGCTCGACGGCGCGCCCACCGTGCAGAAGCACATCTGGGGCACGCGCCGAGTGGAGGAGCTGTACTGGCTCTACTGCCCGCGTTTCGACGAGGAGGTCGCCGCCTGCCTGGAGGCGACGGCCGTGCGCCTGCGCCGCCGGCCCGGCGCGCCGCGCCTGGTGCCGATCTGGTTTCGCACCGCCCACAGCGTGCTCGATCGGCGCGGGCTCGCGGCGCTCGCCGGCAACCGGGTCGAGGTCCGCGGCCCCGCGCGCCTCGAGTTCCGCTCCACCTCCGCGACCCGCGCGCTGCGCGCCGTGGCGTGGTGCGATCCGCGCACGCTCGCCGGCTACGTCTACCGCGACCCGGCGGGGTGGGACGTCCACGTGGCGCAGAGCGACGTCGCGTCGGTGACGCTCGAGCTCCGCCGCCGCGCCCATCCCCTGGCCCCGTGGCGTCCGCCGCGCCGCCTCACCTGCACCGAGGGCGCGGCGCTCGAGCTCCACGCGCCCGAGCCGCTGCCCGGGGTGCACTACCTCGGCTGGGACGCGACGGGGGCCTGATCCGCGCGCCCGCGAAGCAGCTGCGCGGCCGGAACCTCTGCTCGGGTACCGTAGAGCCACACCACGAAGAGTATCCCGAAGACGAGATCGCCCGTCCCCACCAGGGGGGCACGTACCGGCAGCGCGCCGACGGCCCAGAACCACACGAGCAGCGCAAAGAACGACAGCTTGCCGACGGCCGCGACCGTGATGAAGAGACGGTCGGCACGACCCGCCGCCGCGGCCCACAGATAGCCGAACCCGAAAAGCAGAACGAACATGCTGACGGTGGCGAGGTAGAGCGGGTGCTCAGCCTGCGGGAGTCCCGCGACTGCCCGCAAGGCGCGGGCGGGTGGAGTAAATAGAGCGGCGCCACCGATGTTCATCCCGGCGGTGGCGAACAACGCGCGTCGCATCCAGGTTGGCAATGCCGTCACGGCAGTTCACCTCTCGGCGCGCGTGAGCACCTGGACGTCACTGGTTTGCACCGACCTGCGGATACGAAGACGACTTCGCCCGACACTCCCGCTCGCATCGACAGGAGGAGGTCCATACGGCTTGCCGGCGGTCGGCTCCAACGGCTTGGGCGGCGCCTGATCCCCCGTTCACCGGCTTCCCCGTGGCCGCCCTTATCATAGCCATGCTGCGGCCTTGGAACTCCCTTTCGTTCACGCGCCTGCCAGGAGCTTCGATGGGTATGGCCAGGCATACCTGAGCTTCACCGGTGCGCCGTTGAGCCG
This window contains:
- a CDS encoding methyltransferase domain-containing protein, producing the protein MTRDAWDPAQYERFRDERARPFLDLLALVRPCPGMRVVDLGCGTGELTARLHDELAAGETLGVDRSEAMLARARPRAKDGLRFEAGDIAAFAARAAYDLVFSNAALHWIDDHAVLFAGLTAALRPGGQLAVQMPANFDHPAHVVAAEVAGEAPFRDALGGHARSGRAVLRPEEYALLLERLGYAEQHVRLQVYGHRLAARDEVVEWVKGTLLTDYQRRLPAELYARFVARYRERLLPALEDTRPYFFTFKRVLLWAQR